A single window of Channa argus isolate prfri chromosome 12, Channa argus male v1.0, whole genome shotgun sequence DNA harbors:
- the cmasa gene encoding N-acylneuraminate cytidylyltransferase A: MTDHKENVRLNCELDVPTKKRPRVEKHTAALILARGGSKGIPLKNIKKLAGVPLIAWVLRAAVDSGMFDSVWVSTDHDEIENVAKSWGAKVHRRSPEVSKDTSTSLDTIQEFVSQHPEVTVICNIQATSPCLHPKHLKEALEKMTEFKYDSVFSVVRRHQFRWQEVKKESDGSSIERTRPLNLDPARRPRRQDWNGELCENGSFYFATRHLIENRRCLQGDNVAYYEMPPEYSVDIDVDIDWPVAEQRVLRYGYFGQDTPEVVRLMFCNVCVCLTDSWISLSSSKKKDVTINPKDTLGICMLKEQDVEVWLLTSTEDPMAQLLADVLVKSTRCNVISVGEEPKHDLEQLLDEKNLEWKDVAYMGYNKQDVTCLNLAGLSTVPAKAPVEITVKYSCQHPGGMGAVGEFAEHILLQKQKGKSLQDRIDGCSS, from the exons ATGACGGACCATAAGGAAAATGTAAGGCTTAACTGTGAGCTGGACGTGCCGACCAAGAAGCGACCTCGggtggaaaaacacacagctgctttgatTCTGGCGAGAGGAGGAAGCAAAGGGATCCCGTTGAAAAACATTAAGAAGTTAGCAGGAGTCCCACTCATTGCATGGGTACTGAGGGCTGCTGTGGACTCTGGAATGTTTGACAG TGTGTGGGTATCGACAGATCATGACGAGATTGAGAATGTGGCAAAATCCTGGGGTGCCAAGGTGCATCGTCGTAGTCCCGAAGTCTCCAAAGACACTTCTACATCGCTGGATACCATCCAAGAGTTTGTCAGTCAACACCCAG AGGTGACTGTGATATGCAACATTCAGGCTACGTCCCCTTGTCTCCATCCAAAGCACCTGAAGGAGGCCCTAGAGAAGATGACAGAGTTCAAGTATGATTCTGTCTTCTCGGTGGTTAGGAGACACCAGTTCCGCTGGCAAGAGGTTAAGAAAGAAT CTGATGGGTCATCAATTGAACGTACCAGGCCATTAAATCTGGATCCAGCCAGACGACCGCGGCGTCAGGACTGGAATGGAGAGCTCTGTGAAAATGGCTCCTTTTACTTCGCCACTAGACACCTTATTGAAAATAGGAGATGCCTGCAG GGTGATAATGTAGCCTACTACGAGATGCCACCAGAGTACAGCGTGGACATAGATGTGGATATCGACTGGCCTGTGGCAGAACAGAGGGTTCTGAG GTATGGTTACTTCGGCCAGGACACACCTGAGGTGGTTCGGCTGATGTTCTgcaatgtttgtgtatgtttaacAGACAGCTGGATCAGTTTGTCTTCATCTAAAAAGAAGGATGTGACTATTAATCCAAAAGACACTCTTGGCATCTGTATGTTGAAAGAACAAGATGTGGAG GTTTGGTTGCTGACCTCCACTGAGGATCCTATGGCCCAGTTGTTGGCTGATGTACTGGTCAAGAGCACGCGTTGCAACGTCATATCGGTTGGAGAGGAGCCGAAGCATGATTTGGAACAGCTACTGGACGAGAAAAATCTAGAATGGAAGGACGTGGCATACATGG gtTATAACAAACAAGATGTCACCTGTCTGAATCTGGCAGGTTTAAGTACAGTACCTGCAAAGGCTCCAGTGGAAATCACTGTAAAATACTCCTGCCAGCATCCTGGGGGAATGGGAGCTGTTGGGGAGTTTGCTGAACACATTctcctgcaaaaacaaaagggcAAGTCTCTGCAGGACCGCATTGATGGCTGTAGCTCCTAA
- the LOC137137686 gene encoding E3 ubiquitin-protein ligase TRIM39 has translation MSLYGSFLTDEQFQCSICLDVFTNPSSTPCGHSFCMTCISRYWDGLKICQCPLCKRTFQKRPDLQINRTLREITEQFRSMGGGGGVDRDKRGGRGDGEVCTTKNVFDELKRKLHRPRSKSQTMMNCDTHFQGESTPKSRSPDTNTLASSVPNQSPIAAANHTSGIPPPPSLFTHLRGRRRFSVSGAANSQNLPICELHHRGILIYCRTDRACICTDCETEDHQDHDTVTVEDEWMETKALLRVSEQEIQEMVRERLIKIKEIRASVTDLELAVEQETAGIVCLFSAMVSAIERSQADLREVMEMSRRAAELQANAMIRQLELEVEELRRRESILTELAQSDDHIHCVKTFPILSSPPTAKDWSEVSVTSDLGTRTIYRSMAALVERFQRELKNIEETGFAGSVLEPSKLQKQPRVKTIQEYAVDVTLDSNTAHPRLILTENMKSVRYGDRHHLLPNNPERFDKVICVLGQEEMSSGRHYWEVEVGGKTDWDLGVARQSVIRKGKIEVTPNNGFWFLSLRDKNKYAFHSEPSSDALMNVQPHKIGVFVDFEKGQVSFYNVDAKIHIYTFNDTFSECVYPFFSPCTNKSGKNDGPLVITQVNMTQWHNT, from the exons ATGTCCTTATATGGTAGTTTTCTGACTGATGAGCAGTTCCAGTGCTCCATATGCCTCGACGTGTTCACTAACCCTTCTTCCACACCATGCGGCCACAGCTTCTGCATGACCTGCATCAGCAGATACTGGGACGGATTgaag ATATGCCAGTGCCCTCTCTGCaagagaaccttccagaagcgACCAGACCTCCAGATCAACAGGACCCTCCGAGAGATCACTGAGCAGTTCCGATctatgggaggaggaggaggagtggacaGAGATAAGAGAGGGGgaagaggagatggagaagtttgcacaacaaaaaatgtatttgatgaaTTAAAGAGGAAGCTGCATCGACCTCGATCAAAGTCACAGACTATGATGAACTGTGACACTCATTTCCAAG GTGAATCCACCCCAAAATCACGTTctccagacacaaacacactagcTTCTTCGGTACCAAACCAGAGTCCAATTGCTGCCGCCAACCATACCTCTGGGATTCCTCCACCtccttcacttttcactcacctCCGAGGCCggagaagattcagtgttagCGGAGCTGCAAACAGCCAAAACCTCCCCATCTGTGAGCTCCACCACAGAGGCATActg ATTTACTGTAGGACTGATCGAGCGTGTATCTGTACTGACTGTGAGACTGAGGATCATCAGGATCATGACACAGTGACTGTCGAAGATGAGTGGATGGAAACCAAG gcacTGCTACGTGTGTCAGAGCAGGAAATTCAAGAGATGGTCAGAGAGAGATTAATAAAGATCAAAGAGATCAGAGCCTCGGTGACTGACTTGGAG TTGGCAGTGGAGCAAGAGACGGCTGGCATCGTTTGCCTGTTTTCTGCAATGGTGTCTGCCATTGAGCGCTCCCAAGCAGACCTGAGGGAGGTGATGGAGATGAGCCGAAGGGCGGCAGAGCTCCAGGCCAATGCTATGATAAGACAGCTAGAGCTGGAAGTTGAAGAGCTACGGAGGAGAGAAAGCATCCTCACTGAGCTTGCCCAATCAGACGACCACATACATTGTGTCAAG ACGTTTCCTATCCTCTCAAGTCCCCCAACTGCCAAAGACTGGTCTGAGGTTTCAGTAACCTCTGACCTGGGAACAAGGACCATCTACAGGTCGATGGCAGCTCTGGTGGAGAGGTTTCAGAGGGAGCTCAAGAACATTGAAGAGACAG GTTTTGCTGGCTCAGTACTGGAACCCAGTAAACTCCAAAAGCAGCCCA gGGTCAAGACAATACAGGAGTATGCAG TTGATGTAACTCTGGACTCTAACACTGCCCATCCCAGACTGATTCTGACAGAGAACATGAAAAGT GTTAGATATGGAGATAGACATCACCTACTTCCAAATAATCCAGAGAGATTTGACAAAGTCATCTGTGTTCTGGGACAAGAGGAAATGTCCTCTGGGAGACACTACTGGGAG gtggaggtgggtggGAAGACAGACTGGGACCTGGGGGTGGCCAGACAATCAGTCATCAGGAAGGGGAAGATTGAAGTTACCCCAAACAATGGATTCTGGTTCCTCAGCCTAAGAGACAA AAACAAGTATGCTTTTCACTCAGAACCCTCTTCAGATGCCCTTATGAATGTCCAACCACATAAGATTGGGGTATTTGTGGACTTTGAGAAAGGACAG GTGTCTTTCTACAACGTTGATGCTAAAATTCACATCTACACATTCAATGACACTTTCAGTGAATGCGTCTACCCTTTCTTCAGCCCTTGTACTAATAAATCAGGAAAGAATGATGGGCCACTGGTTATCACGCAAGTAAACATGACACAGTGGCACAACACCTGA